One genomic region from Pecten maximus chromosome 5, xPecMax1.1, whole genome shotgun sequence encodes:
- the LOC117328073 gene encoding platelet binding protein GspB-like isoform X2: MTTTTGGYLAFQAMHPMLCENKGTSSYKCAPLTSLSQPCLPVSNVGPTRILSFLYLGSHRDAMSQDIIQVNDISYILNVSTTCPQPPFIQEGHFFRIPVNDNYSAKMMPFFEEAFQFLDKVREANGCVLVHCLAGISRSPTLAIAYVMKHLNMSSDDAYRYVKDKRPTISPNFNFLGQLLEFEKNFRNNEESKAKRDTFCRPSEVRNMSMTMDLRSPSSPVAKLKKPFSFDLMGSSMATQEASLPCSGLKRDNNDNLPFDEDRGRDFGLSQPIRNMKRSMSHNLDLSHTGHDTSNSNTVNTDKPDQSQCKTFSRGSSPFAQALLPLCESPVPMTPSSEMPPFPFGLTNINSSSSACPESLNKENNTEKESQLIASSPRSKTAGMRTFMLPLSPVTLPSENFVSSVNASITETSSSGGSNAKHVVIERKRTLVTSPLSVSPGRKFSKPFTLPLSPVLSPSIDGIPESTTGAEPASHKQSRPCELSISQESSLEQSSKQDFGPVSMTTDLGKTVTRKQEVTKHSVCETQVSSSSTSIVSQSFVSSKRKISTKAFHLSLSPITLPSPDSSSRSFMDPRNELDKSPSRHRLPSMEQEKGSLLSLGSSNELTKFSKAERVSRSLGLTVMSPESETMSISVSEKSFVDKNCAISSPLRPSELNCFSNSETSSSEMMTMTDFSGFSSRELKSCPTATITKSQLRPTFSLQLGVAPAVSMKPDTAEKSRKATVNCTTSSSVADPSPESSDIGSNLSQEQTKSKKLGTGMSQLCPAASPQTIQSPSAALARLHFENAISERTETVTMENISEAINFPSTSLDKLNFTPCFAKSHSSSPSLSPSSSMSPSLPVTTSISVSSVGSSNAMDIGSPLSSPMVVSSTVSSSTSATSTSKVMLRSKGNRAKKSLVRPASIAFSTYPTCDLGSDCQESPSSGSNTSQDDASDMYMVQNGKRSKPSVDSDCASRSHYGRYSEREVYKQITAAMESAMFRTQVYEASRKTRSMDDILNGEQELSESDCVCTPFGKIPRRCADRMSSTGLFENLPCRCRGGQDIYQSNSSISSSGSHSSLHGSLELIQGQEQVEDGFGHLATQPPSGWIWCTQPP, translated from the exons ATGACGACTACAACAG GTGGATATTTGGCTTTTCAAGCCATGCATCCCATGTTGTGTGAAAACAAAGGCACGAGCAGCTACAAATGTGcacccctaacatcactgtccCAGCCATGTCTGCCTGTCAGCAATGTGGGGCCCACTCGGATACTGTCCTTCCTGTACCTGGGCTCTCATCGCGACGCCATGTCtcaggacatcatacag GTGAACGACATCTCGTACATACTAAACGTCAGTACCACCTGTCCTCAGCCACCCTTTATACAGGAGGGACACTTCTTCCGCATTCCAGTCAATGACAACTATAGTGCTAAGATGATGCCGTTCTTCGAGGAAGCATTCCAATTTTTAG ACAAAGTGCGAGAGGCTAATGGCTGTGTGCTAGTTCACTGTTTGGCCGGAATCTCACGGTCACCAACACTAGCCATCGCCTATGTCATGAAGCATCTCAACATGTCCTCTGATGATGCTTACAG aTATGTTAAAGACAAAAGACCCACAATCTCACCAAATTTCAACTTCTTGGGACAGTTGTTAGAGTTTGAAAagaatttcagaaataatgaAGAATCAAAAGCCAAAAGGGACACATTTTGTCGACCAAGTGAAGTGCGAAACATGTCAATGACAATGGATTTGCGTAGCCCTTCATCACCTGTGGCTAAACTTAAAAAACCTTTCTCGTTTGATTTGATGGGTTCCTCTATGGCCACTCAGGAGGCATCCTTACCCTGCTCTGGACTAAAAAGGGATAATAACGACAATCTTCCTTTTGATGAAGATAGAGGACGTGACTTTGGACTGTCACAGCCGATCAGAAACATGAAGAGATCAATGTCTCATAACCTTGACCTCAGCCACACTGGACATGACACAAGTAACAGTAATACTGTTAACACTGACAAGCCAGACCAGTCCCAATGTAAGACATTCAGCCGTGGCTCTAGTCCCTTCGCTCAGGCTCTTCTCCCACTTTGTGAATCTCCGGTCCCAATGACACCATCTTCAGAAATGCCTCCATTCCCATTTGGACTCACCAATATAAATTCATCAAGTAGCGCTTGTCCAGAATCTCTCAATAAAGAGAACAACACAGAAAAAGAAAGTCAGTTAATTGCTTCATCTCCTCGCTCAAAAACAGCTGGCATGAGGACATTTATGTTGCCCCTGTCACCTGTGACACTACCATCTGAGAACTTTGTGTCCTCTGTAAATGCCTCCATCACTGAAACAAGTAGCAGTGGTGGTAGTAATGCTAAACATGTTGTGATAGAACGGAAACGCACTTTAGTGACCTCTCCTTTATCTGTTTCACCTGGAAGAAAATTCTCTAAGCCTTTCACATTACCGTTATCCCCAGTGCTGTCGCCATCCATTGATGGCATTCCAGAATCTACAACAGGTGCTGAGCCTGCATCTCATAAACAGTCCAGACCTTGTGAATTGTCTATTTCTCAAGAATCATCTTTAGAACAGTCCAGCAAACAAGACTTTGGACCTGTTTCTATGACTACAGATTTAGGTAAGACAGTTACAAGGAAGCAAGAAGTGACAAAACATTCAGTATGTGAAACACAGGTGTCATCTAGCAGTACATCAATTGTGTCTCAAAGTTTTGTGTCGTCTAAACGCAAAATTTCCACCAAAGCATTCCATTTGTCTCTATCTCCAATAACACTTCCATCTCCTGATTCCAGCAGTCGCTCATTCATGGACCCGAGGAATGAATTAGACAAATCACCATCAAGGCATAGATTGCCATCAATGGAACAGGAGAAAGGATCCCTTTTATCACTTGGATCATCTAATGAACTGACTAAATTTAGCAAAGCAGAGCGTGTCAGTAGATCTCTAGGTTTGACAGTCATGTCACCTGAAAGTGAAACAATGTCCATTTCTGTGAGTGAGAAATCATTTGTTGACAAGAACTGTGCAATATCTTCACCTCTGAGGCCATCAGAATTGAACTGCTTTTCAAACAGTGAAACTTCATCATCAGAAATGATGACAATGACAGATTTTTCAGGATTCAGCAGCAGGGAGTTAAAATCTTGCCCCACTGCTACAATCACCAAATCTCAGCTTCGACCAACATTCTCCTTACAGCTTGGTGTGGCACCAGCTGTTTCTATGAAACCAGACACAGCAGAGAAGTCAAGAAAAGCTACAGTGAATTGCACGACTTCGTCCTCTGTGGCAGACCCAAGTCCAGAGTCAAGTGACATTGGTAGTAACTTATCTCAAGAGCAGACAAAGTCAAAGAAACTGGGGACTGGAATGAGTCAGTTGTGTCCAGCTGCTTCTCCTCAGACAATTCAGTCCCCGTCTGCAGCATTAGCTCGCCTCCATTTTGAAAATGCAATCTCAGAGCGAACAGAAACTGTTACAATGGAAAATATTTCAGAGGCGATCAATTTTCCATCTACCTCTCTGGACAAGTTGAACTTTACACCCTGTTTTGCAAAATCACATTCATCATCACCATCTTTATCACCATCATCGTCAATGTCACCGTCTTTGCCGGTAACCACCAGTATTTCAGTGTCGTCAGTGGGCAGTAGCAATGCAATGGACATAGGTTCTCCTCTCAGTTCTCCCATGGTAGTCAGCAGCACAGTATCTTCATCTACATCTGCTACGTCAACCTCAAAGGTCATGCTCAGGTCAAAGGGTAATAGGGCAAAAAAGTCTTTAGTACGTCCAGCAAGTATAGCGTTTTCTACGTATCCTACGTGTGATCTCGGTTCTGATTGTCAGGAATCACCTAGTTCTGGGAGCAACACTTCTCAAGATGATGCATCTGATATGTATATGGTACAAAATGGAAAGCGATCCAAACCTTCTGTAGACTCAGATTGTGCAAGTCGCAGTCATTATGGACGTTACTCTGAACGTGAGGTTTACAAACAGATTACAGCAGCGATGGAAAGTGCTATGTTCAGGACACAAGTGTATGAGGCAAGTAGAAAAACGCGTAGCATGGATGACATTTTAAATGGAGAACAGGAACTTTCAGAATCTGACTGTGTGTGTACACCATTTGGAAAGATTCCACGACGATGTGCAGACAGAATGTCATCAACAGGACTGTTTGAGAATTTGCCTTGTCGTTGTCGAGGGGGACAGGATATCTACCAATCGAATAGCAGCATATCATCGAGTGGCAGTCACAGCTCACTACATGGCAGCCTAGAACTCATTCAG GGACAAGAACAGGTAGAGGATGGGTTTGGACATCTGGCTACACAGCCTCCTAGTGGCTGGATCTGGTGTACACAG